The Helianthus annuus cultivar XRQ/B chromosome 16, HanXRQr2.0-SUNRISE, whole genome shotgun sequence genome includes a window with the following:
- the LOC110917821 gene encoding protein TIC 62, chloroplastic isoform X5: MELRSIQSPVVSSIPTKGSIENRQLICNRQLISSFGAKKAVRSNAVKFKPIRFNIQASGATTVGLQPAETKTKDGEKDENLVFVAGATGKVGSRTVRELLKLGFNVRAGVRSTQRAEPLVKSVQQMKLDDALSDGSQPIEKLQLVECDLEKPEQIKPALANASTVICCIGASEKEIFDVTGPYRIDFLATKNLIDAAAAAKAKHFFLVTSLGTNKFGFPAAVLNLFWGVLCWKRKAEEALLASGIPYTIVRPGGMERPTDSFKETHNLTLSPGDTLFGGLVSNLQVAELLAFMAKNPNLSYCKVLEVVAETTAPLTPMGDLLTKIPPQRPIPVQPKEPEAIKEPEPVPKKSTISESSSIATETQPQSKTASARPLSPYTVYEGLKPPSSPIPTAPGGNKVVVEAKAVVEAVSAPPADLEISTESETVTITTEPAPVAAGLQKPRPLSPYTAYENLKPPTSPCPSTPSVSPPPPPPPSLVDNGSPVASTPEDKPEDTPAHASVKPRPLSPYPMYENLKPPSSPTPSTPQ, from the exons ATGGAGCTCCGGTCAATTCAATCGCCGGTTGTCAGCAGCATACCTACAAAAGGCTCCATTGAAAACCGCCAGCTCATTTGTAACCGCCAGCTCATAAGCTCGTTTGGTGCGAAGAAAGCTGTTCGATCAAATGCTGTGAAGTTTAAACCTATTCGGTTCAACATTCAAGCCTCAG GTGCAACAACAGTTGGTTTACAGCCTGCTGAAACGAAAACAAAAGATGGCGAAAAAGACGAAAATCTTGTTTTTGTTGCAGGAGCAACCGGAAAAGTTGGTTCACGAACAGTAAG GGAGCTTTTGAAATTAGGATTTAACGTTCGAGCTGGTGTACGAAGTACTCAAAGAGCAGAACCTTTGGTGAAG AGTGTGCAGCAGATGAAGCTTGACGACGCGTTATCCGATGGAAGTCAGC CTATAGAGAAGCTTCAGCTTGTGGAGTGTGATTTGGAGAAACCAGAGCAAATTAAGCCTGCATTGGCCAATGCTTCAACGGTTATATGTTGCATTGGGGCGAGCGAGAAGGAAATATTTGATGTTACCGGGCCCTACCGAATCGACTTTCTAGCCACAAAAAACCTTATTGATGCAG CTGCTGCTGCAAAAGCGAAACACTTTTTTTTGGTTACTTCTTTGGGAACTAACAAGTTTGGATTTCCTGCTGCTGTATTGAA TTTGTTTTGGGGTGTCCTATGTTGGAAAAGGAAGGCTGAAGAAGCACTGCTTGCTAGTGGGATTCCTTACACT atAGTGAGACCCGGAGGCATGGAGCGTCCTACAGATTCCTTCAAGGAAACACATAATCTTACCCTCTCTCCAGGAGATACTTTATTTGGTGGTCTAGTTTCGAATTTACAG GTGGCAGAACTCCTTGCGTTTATGGCTAAAAACCCCAATCTTTCATATTGTAAAGTACTAGAAGTAGTTGCGGAAACAACAGCACCATTGACCCCCATGGGTGACCTCCTAACAAAAATACCACCTCAACGCCCCATACCTGTCCAACCTAAG GAACCGGAAGCTATTAAAGAACCCGAACCTGTTCCTAAAAAAAGCACCATATCTGAGAGTTCAAGCATTGCCACTGAAACACAACCCCAGTCAAAAACTGCTTCCGCAAGACCACTTTCCCCATATACCGT ctatGAAGGTTTGAAACCCCCTTCATCCCCAATTCCAACGGCACCTGGCGGCAATAAGGTTGTGGTTGAAGCAAAGGCTGTGGTTGAAGCAGTATCAGCTCCTCCTGCTGATCTTGAAATTAGCACAGAATCAGAAACAGTTACTATTACAACTGAACCTGCACCGGTGGCTGCAGGATTGCAGAAACCCAGACCTCTCTCTCCTTATACCGC GTATGAAAATCTGAAGCCTCCTACATCACCATGTCCAAGTACCCCATCAgtatcaccaccgccaccaccaccaccttcccTTGTAGATAACGGGTCTCCTGTTGCTTCCACACCAGAAGACAAACCCGAAGACACCCCAGCTCACGCATCAGTGAAACCTAGGCCACTTTCACCGTACCCCAT GTATGAAAACTTGAAGCCTCCAAGTTCTCCTACTCCTTCCACTCCTCAATGA
- the LOC110917821 gene encoding protein TIC 62, chloroplastic isoform X2 has translation MELRSIQSPVVSSIPTKGSIENRQLICNRQLISSFGAKKAVRSNAVKFKPIRFNIQASVGLQPAETKTKDGEKDENLVFVAGATGKVGSRTVRELLKLGFNVRAGVRSTQRAEPLVKSVQQMKLDDALSDGSQPIEKLQLVECDLEKPEQIKPALANASTVICCIGASEKEIFDVTGPYRIDFLATKNLIDAAAAAKAKHFFLVTSLGTNKFGFPAAVLNLFWGVLCWKRKAEEALLASGIPYTIVRPGGMERPTDSFKETHNLTLSPGDTLFGGLVSNLQVAELLAFMAKNPNLSYCKVLEVVAETTAPLTPMGDLLTKIPPQRPIPVQPKEPEAIKEPEPVPKKSTISESSSIATETQPQSKTASARPLSPYTVYEGLKPPTSPIPSTPGSNKAVVEAVSAPPADPETSTKSETITVTTEPAPVAAGLQKPRPLSPYTAYEGLKPPSSPIPTAPGGSKAVVEAKAVVEAVSAPPADLETSTEWESITITTEPAPVAAGLQKPRPLSPYTAYEGLKPPSSPIPTAPGGNKVVVEAKAVVEAVSAPPADLEISTESETVTITTEPAPVAAGLQKPRPLSPYTAYENLKPPTSPCPSTPSVSPPPPPPPSLVDNGSPVASTPEDKPEDTPAHASVKPRPLSPYPMYENLKPPSSPTPSTPQ, from the exons ATGGAGCTCCGGTCAATTCAATCGCCGGTTGTCAGCAGCATACCTACAAAAGGCTCCATTGAAAACCGCCAGCTCATTTGTAACCGCCAGCTCATAAGCTCGTTTGGTGCGAAGAAAGCTGTTCGATCAAATGCTGTGAAGTTTAAACCTATTCGGTTCAACATTCAAGCCTCAG TTGGTTTACAGCCTGCTGAAACGAAAACAAAAGATGGCGAAAAAGACGAAAATCTTGTTTTTGTTGCAGGAGCAACCGGAAAAGTTGGTTCACGAACAGTAAG GGAGCTTTTGAAATTAGGATTTAACGTTCGAGCTGGTGTACGAAGTACTCAAAGAGCAGAACCTTTGGTGAAG AGTGTGCAGCAGATGAAGCTTGACGACGCGTTATCCGATGGAAGTCAGC CTATAGAGAAGCTTCAGCTTGTGGAGTGTGATTTGGAGAAACCAGAGCAAATTAAGCCTGCATTGGCCAATGCTTCAACGGTTATATGTTGCATTGGGGCGAGCGAGAAGGAAATATTTGATGTTACCGGGCCCTACCGAATCGACTTTCTAGCCACAAAAAACCTTATTGATGCAG CTGCTGCTGCAAAAGCGAAACACTTTTTTTTGGTTACTTCTTTGGGAACTAACAAGTTTGGATTTCCTGCTGCTGTATTGAA TTTGTTTTGGGGTGTCCTATGTTGGAAAAGGAAGGCTGAAGAAGCACTGCTTGCTAGTGGGATTCCTTACACT atAGTGAGACCCGGAGGCATGGAGCGTCCTACAGATTCCTTCAAGGAAACACATAATCTTACCCTCTCTCCAGGAGATACTTTATTTGGTGGTCTAGTTTCGAATTTACAG GTGGCAGAACTCCTTGCGTTTATGGCTAAAAACCCCAATCTTTCATATTGTAAAGTACTAGAAGTAGTTGCGGAAACAACAGCACCATTGACCCCCATGGGTGACCTCCTAACAAAAATACCACCTCAACGCCCCATACCTGTCCAACCTAAG GAACCGGAAGCTATTAAAGAACCCGAACCTGTTCCTAAAAAAAGCACCATATCTGAGAGTTCAAGCATTGCCACTGAAACACAACCCCAGTCAAAAACTGCTTCCGCAAGACCACTTTCCCCATATACCGT CTATGAAGGTTTGAAACCCCCTACGTCTCCAATTCCATCGACACCTGGTAGCAATAAGGCTGTGGTTGAAGCAGTATCAGCTCCTCCTGCTGATCCTGAAACTAGCACAAAATCAGAAACAATTACTGTTACAACTGAACCTGCACCAGTGGCTGCAGGGTTGCAGAAACCCAGACCTCTCTCTCCTTATACTGC CTATGAAGGCTTGAAACCTCCTTCATCTCCAATCCCAACGGCACCTGGTGGTAGTAAGGCTGTGGTTGAAGCAAAGGCTGTGGTTGAAGCAGTATCAGCTCCTCCTGCTGATCTTGAAACTAGCACAGAGTGGGAATCAATTACTATTACAACCGAACCTGCACCAGTGGCTGCAGGATTGCAGAAACCCAGACCTCTCTCTCCTTATACAGC ctatGAAGGTTTGAAACCCCCTTCATCCCCAATTCCAACGGCACCTGGCGGCAATAAGGTTGTGGTTGAAGCAAAGGCTGTGGTTGAAGCAGTATCAGCTCCTCCTGCTGATCTTGAAATTAGCACAGAATCAGAAACAGTTACTATTACAACTGAACCTGCACCGGTGGCTGCAGGATTGCAGAAACCCAGACCTCTCTCTCCTTATACCGC GTATGAAAATCTGAAGCCTCCTACATCACCATGTCCAAGTACCCCATCAgtatcaccaccgccaccaccaccaccttcccTTGTAGATAACGGGTCTCCTGTTGCTTCCACACCAGAAGACAAACCCGAAGACACCCCAGCTCACGCATCAGTGAAACCTAGGCCACTTTCACCGTACCCCAT GTATGAAAACTTGAAGCCTCCAAGTTCTCCTACTCCTTCCACTCCTCAATGA
- the LOC110917821 gene encoding protein TIC 62, chloroplastic isoform X1: MELRSIQSPVVSSIPTKGSIENRQLICNRQLISSFGAKKAVRSNAVKFKPIRFNIQASGATTVGLQPAETKTKDGEKDENLVFVAGATGKVGSRTVRELLKLGFNVRAGVRSTQRAEPLVKSVQQMKLDDALSDGSQPIEKLQLVECDLEKPEQIKPALANASTVICCIGASEKEIFDVTGPYRIDFLATKNLIDAAAAAKAKHFFLVTSLGTNKFGFPAAVLNLFWGVLCWKRKAEEALLASGIPYTIVRPGGMERPTDSFKETHNLTLSPGDTLFGGLVSNLQVAELLAFMAKNPNLSYCKVLEVVAETTAPLTPMGDLLTKIPPQRPIPVQPKEPEAIKEPEPVPKKSTISESSSIATETQPQSKTASARPLSPYTVYEGLKPPTSPIPSTPGSNKAVVEAVSAPPADPETSTKSETITVTTEPAPVAAGLQKPRPLSPYTAYEGLKPPSSPIPTAPGGSKAVVEAKAVVEAVSAPPADLETSTEWESITITTEPAPVAAGLQKPRPLSPYTAYEGLKPPSSPIPTAPGGNKVVVEAKAVVEAVSAPPADLEISTESETVTITTEPAPVAAGLQKPRPLSPYTAYENLKPPTSPCPSTPSVSPPPPPPPSLVDNGSPVASTPEDKPEDTPAHASVKPRPLSPYPMYENLKPPSSPTPSTPQ, from the exons ATGGAGCTCCGGTCAATTCAATCGCCGGTTGTCAGCAGCATACCTACAAAAGGCTCCATTGAAAACCGCCAGCTCATTTGTAACCGCCAGCTCATAAGCTCGTTTGGTGCGAAGAAAGCTGTTCGATCAAATGCTGTGAAGTTTAAACCTATTCGGTTCAACATTCAAGCCTCAG GTGCAACAACAGTTGGTTTACAGCCTGCTGAAACGAAAACAAAAGATGGCGAAAAAGACGAAAATCTTGTTTTTGTTGCAGGAGCAACCGGAAAAGTTGGTTCACGAACAGTAAG GGAGCTTTTGAAATTAGGATTTAACGTTCGAGCTGGTGTACGAAGTACTCAAAGAGCAGAACCTTTGGTGAAG AGTGTGCAGCAGATGAAGCTTGACGACGCGTTATCCGATGGAAGTCAGC CTATAGAGAAGCTTCAGCTTGTGGAGTGTGATTTGGAGAAACCAGAGCAAATTAAGCCTGCATTGGCCAATGCTTCAACGGTTATATGTTGCATTGGGGCGAGCGAGAAGGAAATATTTGATGTTACCGGGCCCTACCGAATCGACTTTCTAGCCACAAAAAACCTTATTGATGCAG CTGCTGCTGCAAAAGCGAAACACTTTTTTTTGGTTACTTCTTTGGGAACTAACAAGTTTGGATTTCCTGCTGCTGTATTGAA TTTGTTTTGGGGTGTCCTATGTTGGAAAAGGAAGGCTGAAGAAGCACTGCTTGCTAGTGGGATTCCTTACACT atAGTGAGACCCGGAGGCATGGAGCGTCCTACAGATTCCTTCAAGGAAACACATAATCTTACCCTCTCTCCAGGAGATACTTTATTTGGTGGTCTAGTTTCGAATTTACAG GTGGCAGAACTCCTTGCGTTTATGGCTAAAAACCCCAATCTTTCATATTGTAAAGTACTAGAAGTAGTTGCGGAAACAACAGCACCATTGACCCCCATGGGTGACCTCCTAACAAAAATACCACCTCAACGCCCCATACCTGTCCAACCTAAG GAACCGGAAGCTATTAAAGAACCCGAACCTGTTCCTAAAAAAAGCACCATATCTGAGAGTTCAAGCATTGCCACTGAAACACAACCCCAGTCAAAAACTGCTTCCGCAAGACCACTTTCCCCATATACCGT CTATGAAGGTTTGAAACCCCCTACGTCTCCAATTCCATCGACACCTGGTAGCAATAAGGCTGTGGTTGAAGCAGTATCAGCTCCTCCTGCTGATCCTGAAACTAGCACAAAATCAGAAACAATTACTGTTACAACTGAACCTGCACCAGTGGCTGCAGGGTTGCAGAAACCCAGACCTCTCTCTCCTTATACTGC CTATGAAGGCTTGAAACCTCCTTCATCTCCAATCCCAACGGCACCTGGTGGTAGTAAGGCTGTGGTTGAAGCAAAGGCTGTGGTTGAAGCAGTATCAGCTCCTCCTGCTGATCTTGAAACTAGCACAGAGTGGGAATCAATTACTATTACAACCGAACCTGCACCAGTGGCTGCAGGATTGCAGAAACCCAGACCTCTCTCTCCTTATACAGC ctatGAAGGTTTGAAACCCCCTTCATCCCCAATTCCAACGGCACCTGGCGGCAATAAGGTTGTGGTTGAAGCAAAGGCTGTGGTTGAAGCAGTATCAGCTCCTCCTGCTGATCTTGAAATTAGCACAGAATCAGAAACAGTTACTATTACAACTGAACCTGCACCGGTGGCTGCAGGATTGCAGAAACCCAGACCTCTCTCTCCTTATACCGC GTATGAAAATCTGAAGCCTCCTACATCACCATGTCCAAGTACCCCATCAgtatcaccaccgccaccaccaccaccttcccTTGTAGATAACGGGTCTCCTGTTGCTTCCACACCAGAAGACAAACCCGAAGACACCCCAGCTCACGCATCAGTGAAACCTAGGCCACTTTCACCGTACCCCAT GTATGAAAACTTGAAGCCTCCAAGTTCTCCTACTCCTTCCACTCCTCAATGA
- the LOC110917821 gene encoding protein TIC 62, chloroplastic isoform X3 encodes MELRSIQSPVVSSIPTKGSIENRQLICNRQLISSFGAKKAVRSNAVKFKPIRFNIQASGATTVGLQPAETKTKDGEKDENLVFVAGATGKVGSRTVRELLKLGFNVRAGVRSTQRAEPLVKSVQQMKLDDALSDGSQPIEKLQLVECDLEKPEQIKPALANASTVICCIGASEKEIFDVTGPYRIDFLATKNLIDAAAAAKAKHFFLVTSLGTNKFGFPAAVLNLFWGVLCWKRKAEEALLASGIPYTIVRPGGMERPTDSFKETHNLTLSPGDTLFGGLVSNLQVAELLAFMAKNPNLSYCKVLEVVAETTAPLTPMGDLLTKIPPQRPIPVQPKEPEAIKEPEPVPKKSTISESSSIATETQPQSKTASARPLSPYTVYEGLKPPTSPIPSTPGSNKAVVEAVSAPPADPETSTKSETITVTTEPAPVAAGLQKPRPLSPYTAYEGLKPPSSPIPTAPGGSKAVVEAKAVVEAVSAPPADLETSTEWESITITTEPAPVAAGLQKPRPLSPYTAYENLKPPTSPCPSTPSVSPPPPPPPSLVDNGSPVASTPEDKPEDTPAHASVKPRPLSPYPMYENLKPPSSPTPSTPQ; translated from the exons ATGGAGCTCCGGTCAATTCAATCGCCGGTTGTCAGCAGCATACCTACAAAAGGCTCCATTGAAAACCGCCAGCTCATTTGTAACCGCCAGCTCATAAGCTCGTTTGGTGCGAAGAAAGCTGTTCGATCAAATGCTGTGAAGTTTAAACCTATTCGGTTCAACATTCAAGCCTCAG GTGCAACAACAGTTGGTTTACAGCCTGCTGAAACGAAAACAAAAGATGGCGAAAAAGACGAAAATCTTGTTTTTGTTGCAGGAGCAACCGGAAAAGTTGGTTCACGAACAGTAAG GGAGCTTTTGAAATTAGGATTTAACGTTCGAGCTGGTGTACGAAGTACTCAAAGAGCAGAACCTTTGGTGAAG AGTGTGCAGCAGATGAAGCTTGACGACGCGTTATCCGATGGAAGTCAGC CTATAGAGAAGCTTCAGCTTGTGGAGTGTGATTTGGAGAAACCAGAGCAAATTAAGCCTGCATTGGCCAATGCTTCAACGGTTATATGTTGCATTGGGGCGAGCGAGAAGGAAATATTTGATGTTACCGGGCCCTACCGAATCGACTTTCTAGCCACAAAAAACCTTATTGATGCAG CTGCTGCTGCAAAAGCGAAACACTTTTTTTTGGTTACTTCTTTGGGAACTAACAAGTTTGGATTTCCTGCTGCTGTATTGAA TTTGTTTTGGGGTGTCCTATGTTGGAAAAGGAAGGCTGAAGAAGCACTGCTTGCTAGTGGGATTCCTTACACT atAGTGAGACCCGGAGGCATGGAGCGTCCTACAGATTCCTTCAAGGAAACACATAATCTTACCCTCTCTCCAGGAGATACTTTATTTGGTGGTCTAGTTTCGAATTTACAG GTGGCAGAACTCCTTGCGTTTATGGCTAAAAACCCCAATCTTTCATATTGTAAAGTACTAGAAGTAGTTGCGGAAACAACAGCACCATTGACCCCCATGGGTGACCTCCTAACAAAAATACCACCTCAACGCCCCATACCTGTCCAACCTAAG GAACCGGAAGCTATTAAAGAACCCGAACCTGTTCCTAAAAAAAGCACCATATCTGAGAGTTCAAGCATTGCCACTGAAACACAACCCCAGTCAAAAACTGCTTCCGCAAGACCACTTTCCCCATATACCGT CTATGAAGGTTTGAAACCCCCTACGTCTCCAATTCCATCGACACCTGGTAGCAATAAGGCTGTGGTTGAAGCAGTATCAGCTCCTCCTGCTGATCCTGAAACTAGCACAAAATCAGAAACAATTACTGTTACAACTGAACCTGCACCAGTGGCTGCAGGGTTGCAGAAACCCAGACCTCTCTCTCCTTATACTGC CTATGAAGGCTTGAAACCTCCTTCATCTCCAATCCCAACGGCACCTGGTGGTAGTAAGGCTGTGGTTGAAGCAAAGGCTGTGGTTGAAGCAGTATCAGCTCCTCCTGCTGATCTTGAAACTAGCACAGAGTGGGAATCAATTACTATTACAACCGAACCTGCACCAGTGGCTGCAGGATTGCAGAAACCCAGACCTCTCTCTCCTTATACAGC GTATGAAAATCTGAAGCCTCCTACATCACCATGTCCAAGTACCCCATCAgtatcaccaccgccaccaccaccaccttcccTTGTAGATAACGGGTCTCCTGTTGCTTCCACACCAGAAGACAAACCCGAAGACACCCCAGCTCACGCATCAGTGAAACCTAGGCCACTTTCACCGTACCCCAT GTATGAAAACTTGAAGCCTCCAAGTTCTCCTACTCCTTCCACTCCTCAATGA
- the LOC110917821 gene encoding protein TIC 62, chloroplastic isoform X4, protein MELRSIQSPVVSSIPTKGSIENRQLICNRQLISSFGAKKAVRSNAVKFKPIRFNIQASVGLQPAETKTKDGEKDENLVFVAGATGKVGSRTVRELLKLGFNVRAGVRSTQRAEPLVKSVQQMKLDDALSDGSQPIEKLQLVECDLEKPEQIKPALANASTVICCIGASEKEIFDVTGPYRIDFLATKNLIDAAAAAKAKHFFLVTSLGTNKFGFPAAVLNLFWGVLCWKRKAEEALLASGIPYTIVRPGGMERPTDSFKETHNLTLSPGDTLFGGLVSNLQVAELLAFMAKNPNLSYCKVLEVVAETTAPLTPMGDLLTKIPPQRPIPVQPKEPEAIKEPEPVPKKSTISESSSIATETQPQSKTASARPLSPYTVYEGLKPPTSPIPSTPGSNKAVVEAVSAPPADPETSTKSETITVTTEPAPVAAGLQKPRPLSPYTAYEGLKPPSSPIPTAPGGSKAVVEAKAVVEAVSAPPADLETSTEWESITITTEPAPVAAGLQKPRPLSPYTAYENLKPPTSPCPSTPSVSPPPPPPPSLVDNGSPVASTPEDKPEDTPAHASVKPRPLSPYPMYENLKPPSSPTPSTPQ, encoded by the exons ATGGAGCTCCGGTCAATTCAATCGCCGGTTGTCAGCAGCATACCTACAAAAGGCTCCATTGAAAACCGCCAGCTCATTTGTAACCGCCAGCTCATAAGCTCGTTTGGTGCGAAGAAAGCTGTTCGATCAAATGCTGTGAAGTTTAAACCTATTCGGTTCAACATTCAAGCCTCAG TTGGTTTACAGCCTGCTGAAACGAAAACAAAAGATGGCGAAAAAGACGAAAATCTTGTTTTTGTTGCAGGAGCAACCGGAAAAGTTGGTTCACGAACAGTAAG GGAGCTTTTGAAATTAGGATTTAACGTTCGAGCTGGTGTACGAAGTACTCAAAGAGCAGAACCTTTGGTGAAG AGTGTGCAGCAGATGAAGCTTGACGACGCGTTATCCGATGGAAGTCAGC CTATAGAGAAGCTTCAGCTTGTGGAGTGTGATTTGGAGAAACCAGAGCAAATTAAGCCTGCATTGGCCAATGCTTCAACGGTTATATGTTGCATTGGGGCGAGCGAGAAGGAAATATTTGATGTTACCGGGCCCTACCGAATCGACTTTCTAGCCACAAAAAACCTTATTGATGCAG CTGCTGCTGCAAAAGCGAAACACTTTTTTTTGGTTACTTCTTTGGGAACTAACAAGTTTGGATTTCCTGCTGCTGTATTGAA TTTGTTTTGGGGTGTCCTATGTTGGAAAAGGAAGGCTGAAGAAGCACTGCTTGCTAGTGGGATTCCTTACACT atAGTGAGACCCGGAGGCATGGAGCGTCCTACAGATTCCTTCAAGGAAACACATAATCTTACCCTCTCTCCAGGAGATACTTTATTTGGTGGTCTAGTTTCGAATTTACAG GTGGCAGAACTCCTTGCGTTTATGGCTAAAAACCCCAATCTTTCATATTGTAAAGTACTAGAAGTAGTTGCGGAAACAACAGCACCATTGACCCCCATGGGTGACCTCCTAACAAAAATACCACCTCAACGCCCCATACCTGTCCAACCTAAG GAACCGGAAGCTATTAAAGAACCCGAACCTGTTCCTAAAAAAAGCACCATATCTGAGAGTTCAAGCATTGCCACTGAAACACAACCCCAGTCAAAAACTGCTTCCGCAAGACCACTTTCCCCATATACCGT CTATGAAGGTTTGAAACCCCCTACGTCTCCAATTCCATCGACACCTGGTAGCAATAAGGCTGTGGTTGAAGCAGTATCAGCTCCTCCTGCTGATCCTGAAACTAGCACAAAATCAGAAACAATTACTGTTACAACTGAACCTGCACCAGTGGCTGCAGGGTTGCAGAAACCCAGACCTCTCTCTCCTTATACTGC CTATGAAGGCTTGAAACCTCCTTCATCTCCAATCCCAACGGCACCTGGTGGTAGTAAGGCTGTGGTTGAAGCAAAGGCTGTGGTTGAAGCAGTATCAGCTCCTCCTGCTGATCTTGAAACTAGCACAGAGTGGGAATCAATTACTATTACAACCGAACCTGCACCAGTGGCTGCAGGATTGCAGAAACCCAGACCTCTCTCTCCTTATACAGC GTATGAAAATCTGAAGCCTCCTACATCACCATGTCCAAGTACCCCATCAgtatcaccaccgccaccaccaccaccttcccTTGTAGATAACGGGTCTCCTGTTGCTTCCACACCAGAAGACAAACCCGAAGACACCCCAGCTCACGCATCAGTGAAACCTAGGCCACTTTCACCGTACCCCAT GTATGAAAACTTGAAGCCTCCAAGTTCTCCTACTCCTTCCACTCCTCAATGA